One window from the genome of Mumia sp. ZJ1417 encodes:
- the clpB gene encoding ATP-dependent chaperone ClpB, producing MDASKLTTRSQQALAAAIQAAAAAGNPAVDPLHLLDALLDADGGTAVPLLQAAGADPAVARSRTKEAIASLPSAAGQSVATPSYARATLEVLQRAQDLAGELGDEYVSTEHLMVGLATVQSKAREVLDSVGANAEALRGAFQTVRGSAKVTSQDAEDTYQALEKYGVDLTEAAREGKLDPVIGRDAEIRRTVQVLTRRTKNNPVLIGEPGVGKTAVVEGLAQRIVAGDVPSSLQGRRLISLDLGAMVAGAKYRGEFEERLKAVLQEIKDSDGQIITFIDELHTVVGAGATGDSAMDAGNMLKPMLARGELRMVGATTLDEYRENIEKDPALERRFQQVLVDEPSVEDTIAILRGLKETYEAHHKVEISDAALVAAAALSDRYISGRQLPDKAIDLVDEASSRLRMEIDSNPIEIDTLRRSVDRMLMEELHLEKETDEGSRERLEKLRAELADAQEQLRGLEARWERERSGLNEVGEIKQQIDEKRREAERAQNAGDLETAARLNYAEIPALEKQLESAEADETAEPEEKMVNDQVGPDEIAEVIAAWTGIPTGRLLEGETGKLLRMEDELGNRLIGQTEAVKAVSDAVRRSRAGIADPNRPTGSFLFLGPTGVGKTELAKALAEFLFDDERAMVRIDMSEYSEKHSVSRLVGAPPGYVGYDEGGQLTEAVRRRPYSVVLLDEVEKAHPEVFDLLLQVLDDGRLTDGQGRTVDFRNVILILTSNLGSVYLADPALEEAQKREKVMEVVRASFRPEFLNRLDEVVMFDALSVEDLTRIVDLQIEALAHRLESRRIRLRVTDEAKSWLATTGFDPAYGARPLRRLIQQAIGDQLARELLAGDVRDGDEVVVDVDPTKEGLTVGAA from the coding sequence ATGGACGCTTCCAAGCTCACGACCCGGAGCCAGCAGGCGCTTGCGGCCGCGATCCAGGCCGCCGCCGCCGCCGGCAACCCTGCGGTCGACCCGTTGCACCTGCTCGACGCACTGCTCGACGCCGACGGCGGCACCGCCGTCCCGCTCCTGCAGGCCGCGGGTGCCGATCCGGCCGTCGCGCGCAGCCGTACGAAAGAGGCGATCGCGAGCCTGCCCTCCGCAGCAGGTCAGAGCGTCGCCACGCCGTCGTACGCGCGCGCCACGCTCGAGGTGCTGCAGCGCGCCCAGGACCTGGCCGGTGAGCTCGGCGACGAGTACGTCTCGACCGAGCACCTCATGGTCGGGCTCGCGACGGTGCAGTCGAAGGCCCGCGAGGTGCTCGACAGTGTCGGCGCGAACGCCGAGGCGCTCCGTGGTGCGTTCCAGACCGTACGAGGCTCCGCCAAGGTGACGAGCCAGGACGCGGAGGACACCTACCAGGCACTCGAGAAGTACGGCGTCGACCTCACCGAGGCCGCCCGCGAGGGCAAGCTCGACCCGGTGATCGGCCGCGATGCCGAGATCCGTCGTACGGTCCAGGTGCTGACCCGCCGTACCAAGAACAACCCCGTGCTGATCGGCGAGCCGGGCGTCGGCAAGACCGCCGTCGTCGAGGGCCTGGCCCAGCGGATCGTCGCGGGTGACGTCCCATCCTCGCTGCAGGGCAGGCGCCTGATCTCGCTCGACCTCGGCGCGATGGTCGCCGGCGCGAAGTACCGCGGCGAGTTCGAGGAACGGCTCAAGGCCGTCCTGCAGGAGATCAAGGACTCCGACGGCCAGATCATCACGTTCATCGACGAGCTCCACACCGTCGTCGGCGCCGGTGCGACCGGCGACTCCGCGATGGATGCGGGCAACATGCTCAAGCCGATGCTGGCCCGCGGTGAGCTGCGGATGGTCGGCGCGACGACGCTCGACGAGTACCGCGAGAACATCGAGAAGGACCCTGCGCTCGAGCGGCGCTTCCAGCAGGTGCTGGTCGACGAGCCGAGCGTCGAGGACACCATCGCGATCCTGCGCGGCCTCAAGGAGACGTACGAGGCGCACCACAAGGTCGAGATCTCTGACGCGGCGCTGGTCGCGGCGGCGGCACTGTCCGACCGCTACATCTCGGGCCGCCAGCTTCCCGACAAGGCGATCGACCTCGTCGACGAGGCAAGCAGCCGTCTGCGCATGGAGATCGACTCCAACCCGATCGAGATCGACACGCTCCGGCGTTCGGTCGACCGGATGCTGATGGAGGAGCTCCACCTCGAGAAGGAGACCGACGAGGGCAGTCGCGAGCGCCTCGAGAAGCTTCGCGCCGAGCTCGCCGACGCCCAGGAGCAGCTGCGTGGGCTTGAGGCCCGTTGGGAGCGTGAGCGCTCCGGGCTCAACGAGGTCGGCGAGATCAAGCAGCAGATCGACGAGAAGCGGCGCGAGGCCGAGCGGGCGCAGAACGCCGGCGACCTCGAGACGGCCGCACGGCTCAATTACGCCGAGATCCCGGCGCTGGAGAAGCAGCTCGAGTCGGCGGAGGCCGACGAGACAGCCGAGCCCGAGGAGAAGATGGTCAACGACCAGGTCGGGCCCGACGAGATCGCCGAGGTGATCGCGGCGTGGACCGGCATCCCGACGGGCCGTCTGCTCGAGGGCGAGACCGGCAAGCTGCTGCGCATGGAGGATGAGCTCGGCAACCGGCTGATCGGCCAGACCGAGGCGGTCAAGGCGGTCTCCGACGCCGTACGCCGCTCGCGCGCGGGCATCGCCGACCCGAACCGGCCGACGGGCTCGTTCCTGTTCCTCGGCCCGACCGGTGTCGGCAAGACCGAGCTGGCCAAGGCGCTCGCGGAGTTCCTGTTCGACGACGAGCGGGCGATGGTCCGCATCGACATGAGCGAGTACTCCGAGAAGCACTCCGTCTCACGGCTCGTCGGTGCCCCTCCGGGCTACGTCGGGTACGACGAGGGCGGTCAGCTCACGGAGGCGGTGCGCCGGCGCCCGTACAGCGTCGTGCTGCTCGACGAGGTCGAGAAGGCCCACCCCGAGGTCTTCGACCTCCTGCTCCAGGTGCTCGATGACGGGCGCCTGACCGACGGGCAGGGGCGGACGGTCGACTTCCGCAACGTCATCTTGATCCTCACCTCGAACCTGGGCTCGGTCTACCTGGCCGACCCGGCGCTCGAGGAGGCGCAGAAGCGCGAGAAGGTCATGGAGGTCGTACGGGCGTCGTTCCGGCCGGAGTTCCTCAACCGGCTCGACGAGGTCGTCATGTTCGACGCACTGTCGGTCGAGGACCTGACCCGCATCGTCGACCTGCAGATCGAGGCGCTGGCTCACCGACTGGAGTCGCGCCGGATCCGCCTTCGGGTCACCGACGAGGCCAAGTCGTGGCTCGCGACGACCGGTTTCGACCCGGCCTACGGTGCCCGCCCGCTGCGTCGCCTCATCCAGCAGGCGATCGGCGACCAGCTCGCGCGTGAGCTGCTCGCGGGCGACGTACGCGACGGTGACGAGGTCGTCGTCGATGTCGACCCGACCAAGGAAGGCCTGACCGTCGGCGCTGCATGA